In Leptospira sp. WS58.C1, a single genomic region encodes these proteins:
- a CDS encoding DMT family transporter — protein sequence MNLFLPIIFALLSGLAMSIQPGINSILGKNIESPWLASTISFFLGTIALGIITIALGEMKSTSFLVETIKEQPWWIWIGGFLGAIVVTSSLVFAPKLGATSWIALFLLGQVVTSILLEKWGALGFPEKPISAQKMIGLGLLVLSAWLVRRG from the coding sequence ATGAATCTATTCTTACCCATAATCTTTGCTCTTCTGTCCGGACTTGCGATGTCCATACAACCCGGTATCAATTCCATATTAGGAAAAAATATAGAAAGCCCTTGGCTTGCTTCCACTATTTCCTTTTTCCTAGGGACCATTGCATTGGGAATCATAACTATTGCCTTAGGAGAAATGAAGTCCACTTCGTTCTTAGTAGAAACAATCAAAGAACAACCTTGGTGGATCTGGATTGGAGGATTTTTAGGAGCAATCGTAGTCACCTCGTCTTTAGTTTTCGCACCGAAACTAGGAGCCACGAGTTGGATCGCATTATTTTTATTAGGCCAAGTAGTCACTTCTATCTTATTAGAAAAATGGGGAGCATTAGGATTTCCTGAAAAACCGATTTCAGCACAAAAGATGATCGGCTTGGGGTTGTTGGTTCTTAGTGCATGGTTGGTTCGAAGAGGGTGA
- a CDS encoding DNA alkylation repair protein, producing the protein MAEALKNFYDDKALLEIGTQFSIVLSHKRPEEWVQEIKRKDWKKLELKQRIHRIAEVLSKSLPKPFPKAVSPLLKISKVLEKKFPGTQRFYIIFLGETVEISGADHPDESLYCMERITQIISCEFSIREFLIRYPDITWKKMLEWSKHSHPGTRRLASEGSRPRLPWGKGIPGLKNDPEKTLSILENLKNDPDEVVRRSVANHLNDISKDHPDLVISIAKKWMGKSENTDLLLKHALRGLLKQGNSDTLSIFGFSKSKSAKISKLELQPKEVEIGKHLTYRFEMKSETKEPTLYRLESKIHYLKPSGKFSVKVFQIEEKEFSPKETKVYERKQSFQQMTTRIHSPGLHKLEIIVNGETKAKAEFKVSQPKSAKQRKR; encoded by the coding sequence ATGGCGGAAGCGCTTAAGAACTTTTACGATGACAAGGCTCTTTTAGAAATAGGGACCCAATTCTCTATAGTATTATCTCATAAACGACCGGAAGAATGGGTCCAAGAGATCAAACGTAAAGATTGGAAGAAGTTGGAACTCAAACAAAGGATCCATAGAATCGCAGAAGTACTATCAAAGTCTCTACCAAAACCATTCCCAAAAGCAGTTTCTCCTTTATTAAAAATTTCGAAAGTTCTGGAGAAAAAATTCCCGGGCACCCAAAGATTTTATATCATCTTCTTAGGTGAAACGGTTGAGATCTCAGGCGCAGATCATCCGGACGAATCCTTATACTGTATGGAAAGGATCACTCAAATCATCTCCTGCGAATTTTCCATCCGAGAATTTCTGATCCGATATCCTGATATCACTTGGAAAAAAATGTTAGAATGGTCCAAACATTCACACCCGGGAACCAGGAGATTAGCAAGTGAAGGTTCCCGCCCTAGATTGCCTTGGGGGAAAGGGATTCCAGGATTAAAAAATGATCCGGAAAAGACTCTTTCCATCTTGGAAAATTTAAAGAACGATCCGGATGAGGTAGTCCGCAGAAGTGTTGCCAATCATCTTAACGATATTTCTAAAGATCACCCCGACTTAGTGATTTCTATCGCGAAAAAATGGATGGGCAAATCCGAAAATACGGATCTTTTACTAAAACATGCGCTTAGAGGTTTATTAAAACAAGGCAACTCGGATACACTTTCTATCTTTGGATTTTCCAAGAGCAAATCCGCTAAAATTTCTAAATTGGAACTCCAGCCTAAAGAAGTAGAGATCGGAAAACATCTAACTTATCGATTTGAAATGAAGTCGGAAACGAAAGAACCTACACTTTACAGATTAGAATCCAAGATCCATTACCTGAAACCTTCCGGAAAATTTTCCGTAAAAGTGTTTCAGATAGAAGAAAAAGAATTTTCTCCTAAAGAAACAAAAGTATACGAAAGAAAACAATCTTTTCAGCAGATGACCACGAGAATACATTCTCCCGGACTCCACAAATTGGAAATCATTGTAAACGGAGAAACAAAGGCAAAAGCCGAATTTAAAGTTTCTCAGCCTAAATCGGCAAAACAACGGAAACGTTAA
- a CDS encoding winged helix DNA-binding domain-containing protein produces the protein MNIALTRLKHLHVSAPQYSTPEKVVEALGAIQGQDYAASKWAIGLRAPGLKEVDVESAFLDRKIIRSWPLRGTLHVVSAKDIYWLLDVLGPPTVSKYAAHYKKIELDPKVLKKCYSILSKNLSNQNFLTRKEISSILEKSGIITNTTRLSHILQRAGLEGLICFGPRRDKDFTYTLIEEWIPKIKRAKKPKEEALYEITKKYFDTRAPATLADFVWWSGLNIKDAKLGIESLAPKLTGIQKDDQTYYIPKKLEVVDNKSDTLFLLPAFDEFLLAYTDRKDCMDPPAKKLLTPADDLFRPTLVINGWVSGIWQRELKKEDVILKINPYKSLNANFKKKLKKAVEEYAKFLGKNPILEA, from the coding sequence GTGAATATCGCATTAACAAGACTAAAACATCTACATGTTTCAGCCCCCCAATATTCTACTCCTGAAAAAGTGGTAGAAGCTTTGGGCGCTATCCAAGGCCAGGACTACGCTGCCTCTAAATGGGCTATTGGGCTTAGAGCTCCCGGTTTGAAAGAAGTAGACGTCGAGTCCGCATTCTTAGACAGAAAGATCATCAGGTCTTGGCCTTTGAGAGGAACATTACACGTAGTTTCCGCCAAAGATATTTATTGGTTATTGGACGTATTGGGCCCTCCTACCGTTTCAAAATATGCAGCTCATTATAAAAAAATAGAGTTAGATCCCAAAGTATTAAAAAAATGTTATTCCATTCTTTCTAAAAATCTATCGAACCAAAACTTTCTCACTAGAAAGGAAATATCTTCCATTTTAGAAAAATCGGGAATTATCACGAACACTACCAGATTATCCCATATTCTACAAAGAGCAGGCTTGGAAGGTTTGATTTGTTTCGGTCCGAGAAGGGACAAGGATTTTACTTATACATTGATCGAAGAATGGATCCCTAAGATCAAAAGAGCTAAAAAGCCGAAGGAAGAAGCCCTCTATGAAATCACTAAAAAGTATTTTGATACTAGGGCTCCGGCTACTTTGGCGGACTTTGTATGGTGGTCCGGGTTGAATATAAAGGATGCAAAGCTCGGTATAGAAAGTCTCGCTCCTAAATTGACCGGAATTCAAAAAGATGATCAGACCTATTATATTCCGAAAAAGTTGGAGGTAGTGGACAACAAATCCGATACTTTATTCCTTCTGCCTGCGTTTGACGAGTTTTTACTGGCCTATACCGATCGTAAAGATTGTATGGACCCCCCTGCCAAAAAACTTTTAACTCCGGCAGATGATCTTTTTAGGCCGACTCTGGTAATCAACGGTTGGGTAAGCGGGATTTGGCAAAGAGAATTAAAAAAAGAAGACGTTATCTTGAAAATAAATCCTTACAAATCGCTAAATGCAAATTTTAAAAAGAAACTGAAAAAAGCGGTCGAAGAATACGCGAAATTTCTCGGGAAAAACCCTATCTTAGAAGCTTAG
- a CDS encoding alpha/beta fold hydrolase, translated as MKRLNLSLLLLLFISYCSSYEEMNLEEDKAFRKLKESDTFYQEHFIQNKKEEAVVHWISTGCKPDKSKVLIFIHGSPGSWSNYLRYLKDPELLKIYCMLGVDRPGFGKSSGAIADVNLQAEKILNTMTKLPEIQRGIKSISILGHSYGGPVAARMATLYPEKFQFLFLLAAAMDPEAEEIKWYNKIADTWIVGWILPEEWAYSNSEMLPLKKQLKSLVPEWKTIKAKTIVVQGEEDTLVDPKNPEFVRKYFSTEVKTYLLPKEGHFLPWKNYDLIHKLLIEFSE; from the coding sequence ATGAAAAGGTTAAATCTTTCACTCTTATTATTACTATTTATTTCTTATTGCAGTAGTTACGAAGAAATGAATCTGGAAGAAGATAAAGCCTTCCGGAAACTCAAAGAATCCGACACATTCTACCAAGAACACTTCATCCAAAACAAAAAAGAAGAAGCTGTAGTCCATTGGATCAGCACAGGTTGTAAACCTGACAAAAGTAAAGTCCTCATTTTTATTCACGGCTCCCCTGGCAGTTGGTCGAATTATCTTAGATACTTAAAAGACCCTGAATTATTAAAAATATACTGTATGCTTGGAGTAGATAGGCCAGGTTTCGGAAAATCATCCGGGGCGATTGCGGATGTAAATCTCCAAGCAGAGAAAATTCTAAACACCATGACAAAACTTCCCGAAATACAAAGAGGCATAAAATCGATCAGTATATTAGGACATTCTTATGGAGGTCCGGTTGCCGCAAGAATGGCTACACTTTACCCCGAAAAATTCCAATTCCTTTTTTTACTAGCCGCCGCTATGGACCCGGAAGCGGAAGAGATAAAATGGTACAACAAAATTGCGGACACTTGGATTGTCGGTTGGATCTTACCGGAAGAATGGGCCTATAGTAATTCGGAAATGTTACCTTTGAAAAAACAGTTAAAAAGTCTGGTCCCTGAATGGAAAACGATCAAGGCTAAAACAATTGTAGTCCAGGGGGAAGAAGATACACTTGTAGATCCAAAAAATCCGGAATTTGTTCGGAAATATTTTTCCACAGAGGTAAAAACATATCTCCTTCCGAAGGAAGGACATTTTTTGCCTTGGAAAAATTACGATCTAATTCATAAATTGTTAATAGAGTTCTCGGAATAA
- a CDS encoding aldehyde dehydrogenase family protein, whose protein sequence is MSFHLNSNFQNEPLRDFSKEEERIVLNKGFVSIRKEFPIQVFPIVSGKTKKTSVVVPALNPANTVEKIADIHYASLTDAEDAVKDSVRFFETWKNTKAEIRIGFLKKAADILRSRKAELTVLISLEVGKGIKDIDAEIAEAIDFCEFYANEAENIFQPRKRDLLGEENIYTYIPRGVTLVVAPWNFPLAILCGMTVAPLVAGNPVIMKPAEQSSAIAFKLFNILLEADIPSSALHFLPGKGEEIGAYLVKHPEVHTINFTGSRAVGLGMIREAAAQDLKFVKKVVAEMGGKNAIIVDEDADLDEAVIASLQSAFGFQGQKCSALSRIILLESNYDTFKSRFIDALQSLKPGLPEDPSVKVGPVIDSESKSRLDSIAAQFSSKILSKLNMGESQKQTGHFVEPIIFESEDPSSPLGQTEFFGPYVTLFRAKNFEDAIKIANNVDYALTGGVFSRNPKNIRYAKEKFEVGNLYINRGITGAVVDRQPFGGYKLSGVGAKAGGPDYLKQFLEPISITENTMRRGFIPET, encoded by the coding sequence ATGAGCTTTCATCTTAATTCAAATTTTCAAAACGAGCCCCTTAGGGATTTTTCCAAAGAAGAAGAAAGAATCGTCCTAAACAAAGGATTTGTTTCTATCCGAAAAGAATTCCCGATACAAGTATTTCCGATTGTCTCCGGAAAAACAAAAAAAACTTCCGTTGTTGTTCCCGCTTTAAATCCTGCAAACACCGTTGAAAAAATCGCAGATATACATTATGCGTCTTTGACAGATGCGGAAGACGCCGTCAAAGACTCGGTCCGATTTTTTGAAACATGGAAAAATACAAAGGCCGAAATCCGGATCGGATTCCTGAAAAAAGCAGCCGATATTCTGCGCTCCCGAAAAGCGGAACTCACGGTACTAATCTCTTTAGAAGTAGGAAAAGGGATCAAAGACATTGATGCCGAAATCGCAGAGGCGATCGACTTCTGCGAATTTTATGCTAACGAAGCCGAAAATATTTTCCAGCCCAGAAAAAGAGATCTTTTAGGAGAGGAGAATATTTACACATACATACCAAGAGGTGTCACATTAGTAGTCGCTCCTTGGAATTTTCCTTTGGCTATCCTCTGCGGAATGACAGTGGCACCTTTGGTCGCGGGAAACCCGGTGATCATGAAACCTGCAGAACAATCTTCCGCAATCGCATTCAAACTTTTCAATATATTACTCGAAGCGGACATCCCTTCTTCCGCACTACATTTCTTACCCGGAAAAGGAGAAGAGATCGGCGCCTATTTAGTGAAACATCCTGAAGTTCACACGATTAATTTTACCGGTTCCAGAGCTGTAGGATTAGGAATGATCCGAGAAGCCGCCGCCCAAGATCTAAAATTCGTAAAGAAGGTCGTCGCGGAAATGGGAGGTAAAAACGCCATAATCGTGGATGAAGATGCGGATCTAGACGAAGCCGTGATCGCATCCTTACAATCCGCATTTGGATTCCAAGGACAAAAATGTAGTGCACTTTCACGCATTATACTTTTGGAATCCAATTACGACACGTTCAAAAGCAGATTTATAGACGCCTTACAATCCTTAAAACCAGGGTTACCCGAAGATCCTTCAGTAAAAGTCGGACCAGTGATAGATTCCGAATCCAAATCAAGGTTAGATAGTATAGCCGCTCAATTCTCTTCTAAGATCCTAAGTAAACTTAATATGGGAGAAAGCCAAAAACAAACCGGCCATTTTGTGGAGCCTATCATTTTTGAAAGTGAGGATCCTAGTTCGCCACTGGGACAAACGGAATTTTTTGGACCGTACGTTACCTTATTCAGAGCAAAAAACTTTGAAGATGCGATTAAAATTGCGAATAACGTGGATTATGCTCTTACAGGCGGAGTTTTTTCCAGAAATCCTAAGAATATACGATATGCAAAAGAGAAATTCGAAGTTGGAAATCTTTACATTAACAGAGGGATCACCGGAGCTGTAGTAGACAGGCAACCGTTCGGAGGATATAAACTCTCCGGAGTAGGCGCCAAAGCCGGTGGTCCGGATTATCTAAAACAATTTTTAGAACCAATTAGCATCACCGAGAATACGATGAGAAGAGGATTTATTCCGGAAACTTAG
- a CDS encoding proline dehydrogenase family protein, whose product MKATEENEHQTIPSSFDLQDRILEKGRELFRLSDAYEDGLFSAYRLFSKSLLFLENRPLLKLQAFRFADLFPSLGSLSSIARYIRIYFVETTTELPKWIILLLSIFLSNRLSSVFVALGAKIGIQLTAKFFILGRTYGSDRKKIIDRYRKGISSTIDILGEAVLSEKEAERYISEYLLLLEEVSKDKELSEIRKKQFPGEPTGNVSVKCSSLYSQLDPLAHESSVTHLMEKLRPILHSAVTKNVFINLDMEQYETKDIIMDTAFRIFAEPEFQEYPHFGIVVQAYLKSSQKDLQKVIEYSKKRKYPLTVRLVKGAYWEYEMTQSAQKGWEPPVFLIKSDTDKNYEECSLLLLKSYPHIRPAFGSHNIRSLSSAFVRAAEYSVPENFFEVQMLYGMGDSYKKAIRSLGISVREYSPIGEVIPGMAYLVRRLLENSTNEGFLKNINANRKDRERLLYLESPRSK is encoded by the coding sequence ATGAAGGCGACAGAAGAAAACGAACACCAAACAATTCCTTCTTCCTTCGATCTGCAAGATAGGATCCTAGAAAAAGGAAGGGAATTATTTCGCCTAAGCGATGCCTACGAAGATGGTCTTTTTAGTGCATATAGACTATTCTCCAAAAGTCTTTTGTTCCTGGAAAATCGGCCATTATTAAAACTTCAGGCGTTTCGATTCGCAGATCTATTTCCGAGCCTCGGTTCTCTTTCTTCTATTGCACGTTATATCCGGATCTATTTTGTCGAAACTACTACGGAACTTCCTAAATGGATCATATTACTTCTTTCCATATTTTTATCCAATCGACTCAGTTCCGTATTCGTTGCGTTAGGCGCAAAGATCGGGATTCAATTAACCGCAAAATTTTTTATCTTAGGAAGGACCTACGGCTCGGATCGTAAAAAGATCATCGATAGATACAGAAAAGGGATCTCTTCCACTATAGATATATTGGGAGAAGCTGTACTTTCCGAAAAGGAAGCGGAACGATATATCTCCGAATACTTACTTTTATTGGAAGAAGTTTCCAAGGACAAAGAACTTTCAGAAATACGAAAAAAACAATTTCCCGGAGAGCCTACCGGAAACGTTTCCGTAAAATGTTCATCTCTTTATTCCCAATTAGACCCACTCGCGCATGAATCTTCCGTGACTCATTTAATGGAGAAGTTACGGCCGATCCTGCACTCAGCAGTTACCAAAAATGTTTTTATTAATCTGGATATGGAACAGTACGAGACCAAGGATATCATAATGGATACAGCTTTCCGCATCTTTGCAGAACCCGAGTTCCAAGAGTATCCACATTTCGGGATCGTGGTTCAAGCTTATCTGAAATCATCCCAGAAAGACCTGCAAAAAGTAATTGAATATTCCAAAAAAAGAAAATACCCGCTGACCGTTCGTTTGGTCAAAGGCGCTTATTGGGAATATGAGATGACACAGTCGGCTCAAAAAGGCTGGGAACCTCCCGTTTTTCTCATAAAATCGGATACGGATAAAAACTATGAAGAATGTTCGTTACTCTTATTGAAGTCCTACCCTCATATACGACCTGCATTCGGTTCTCATAATATAAGGAGTCTTTCATCCGCATTCGTAAGAGCGGCGGAATATTCCGTCCCGGAAAACTTTTTCGAAGTACAAATGTTATACGGAATGGGGGACTCATACAAGAAGGCGATTCGCAGTTTAGGGATCTCAGTCAGAGAATATTCCCCTATCGGAGAAGTGATCCCCGGTATGGCTTATTTGGTAAGAAGGTTACTGGAAAATTCCACTAACGAAGGTTTTTTGAAAAACATCAATGCGAACAGAAAAGATCGGGAACGATTATTGTATTTGGAGAGTCCGAGATCAAAATGA